The following are encoded together in the uncultured Sphaerochaeta sp. genome:
- a CDS encoding NUDIX hydrolase, translated as MFDPFSQEGGSKETKHLIWKSGQRQRVFKGPIFDICTVHRTSTDGRSSSFIEVDAPNWVTIIPWYRDEHGVPMMIMEEQFRHGSNTVTREFPAGVVEEGEDPLKAALRELREETGLAGGKVTALGNVSPNSAFMNNRSYFYLVEGAEHVTGQELDPNEQMDVFSVPVSQVVADMGTGIYDNGIMMIALGFFLREAQKRPELVITLDKE; from the coding sequence ATGTTCGATCCGTTTTCGCAAGAAGGGGGGAGCAAGGAGACGAAGCATCTCATTTGGAAGTCCGGACAGCGTCAGCGGGTCTTCAAGGGGCCCATCTTTGACATTTGTACCGTTCATCGAACCAGTACTGATGGAAGGAGTTCTTCCTTTATAGAGGTCGACGCACCCAACTGGGTAACGATAATCCCTTGGTACCGTGACGAGCATGGCGTTCCCATGATGATCATGGAAGAACAGTTTCGTCATGGGTCGAATACCGTTACCCGTGAATTTCCTGCCGGGGTGGTGGAAGAGGGGGAAGATCCCCTCAAGGCTGCCCTCAGGGAATTGCGGGAAGAGACCGGTCTTGCCGGGGGCAAGGTTACTGCCCTGGGGAATGTCAGTCCCAATTCTGCGTTCATGAACAACCGCTCCTATTTCTATCTTGTCGAGGGTGCTGAGCATGTCACCGGACAGGAACTCGATCCGAACGAACAAATGGATGTGTTCTCTGTACCGGTATCCCAGGTGGTTGCGGATATGGGCACCGGCATTTATGATAATGGTATTATGATGATTGCCTTGGGTTTTTTCCTTCGGGAGGCACAAAAGCGTCCTGAGTTGGTAATCACACTGGATAAGGAGTAA
- a CDS encoding dCMP deaminase family protein yields MPKRKDYLSWDEYFMGVAVLSSLRSKDPSTQVGACIVNTDHKIVGVGYNGFPIGVDDDDIPWEREGEWLETKYPYVCHAELNAILNAISSNLKGCTLYVGLFPCNECAKAIIQSGIKEVVFLSDKYSEADNTKASKLMFDKTGVAYRQLVPQHGSILLKLS; encoded by the coding sequence ATGCCCAAGCGTAAAGACTATCTCAGTTGGGACGAATATTTCATGGGAGTGGCCGTCCTATCGTCACTCAGAAGCAAAGACCCGAGTACCCAGGTGGGAGCATGTATCGTGAACACCGACCATAAGATCGTTGGCGTGGGATACAATGGTTTCCCAATCGGGGTGGATGATGATGACATCCCCTGGGAGCGGGAAGGAGAATGGCTCGAGACAAAGTATCCCTACGTCTGTCACGCCGAACTGAACGCCATCCTCAACGCTATCAGCAGCAACCTGAAGGGGTGTACGCTGTACGTTGGACTGTTCCCTTGCAATGAGTGCGCGAAGGCAATCATCCAGTCAGGGATCAAGGAAGTGGTATTCCTCTCTGACAAGTACAGTGAAGCAGACAACACAAAAGCATCCAAGCTTATGTTTGACAAGACCGGAGTTGCCTACCGGCAACTGGTTCCCCAGCATGGTTCGATTCTGCTTAAGCTGTCATGA
- a CDS encoding sodium ion-translocating decarboxylase subunit beta produces MIGSAFNQLWQSTGLYGFLGLAEGFGVGNLVMIIVGFVLLYLAIVKNFEPLLLVTIGFGCILSNIPLGYAASIDPTSGAPGFIKLLFDMGIDTGLFPILIFMGVGAMTDFGPLIANPKTLLLGAAAQAGIFVALLGALALSFIPGINFDLFAAGSIGIIGGADGPTAIYVTSRLKPDLLGPIAVAAYSYMALVPIIQPPIMRALTTKEERMIKMKQLRPVSKLERILFPLTVLTACAVLLPSATPLIGSLMFGNLAKECGVTNRLSDTMQNALMNIVTIFLGLSVGSKMEASHFLNLNTLGILALGMIAFSIGTASGLLIAKLMNKLDPKHPVNPLIGSAGVSAVPMAARVSSKVGQESDPQNFLLMHAMGPNVAGVIGSAVAAGVLLAVIPFMMA; encoded by the coding sequence ATGATTGGTTCCGCGTTTAATCAACTCTGGCAGTCCACTGGACTGTACGGATTCTTGGGGTTGGCAGAAGGCTTCGGTGTTGGCAATCTTGTCATGATCATCGTTGGCTTTGTCCTCCTCTATCTTGCCATAGTAAAGAACTTTGAACCTTTACTATTGGTGACCATTGGGTTCGGTTGTATCCTCTCGAATATCCCTTTGGGATATGCAGCAAGCATTGATCCTACCTCAGGAGCTCCTGGGTTTATCAAGCTGTTGTTCGATATGGGTATTGATACCGGTCTCTTCCCGATCTTGATCTTCATGGGTGTTGGTGCAATGACGGACTTCGGCCCACTTATTGCAAACCCCAAGACCCTGTTGCTCGGCGCAGCAGCCCAGGCAGGCATCTTCGTTGCCCTGCTCGGAGCCCTTGCCCTGAGCTTCATCCCTGGGATCAACTTTGACCTCTTCGCTGCTGGTTCCATCGGAATCATCGGTGGTGCTGACGGTCCGACGGCTATCTATGTGACCAGCCGCCTCAAACCGGATCTCTTGGGCCCCATCGCCGTAGCTGCCTACAGCTATATGGCATTGGTTCCCATCATCCAGCCCCCGATCATGCGGGCTCTTACCACCAAGGAAGAGCGGATGATCAAGATGAAACAGCTTCGACCGGTCTCAAAGCTGGAAAGAATACTTTTCCCCTTGACCGTTCTTACCGCTTGTGCAGTCTTGCTTCCCTCAGCTACCCCGCTCATCGGCTCCCTGATGTTCGGTAACCTGGCCAAGGAATGCGGAGTGACCAACCGTCTTTCGGACACCATGCAGAATGCATTGATGAATATCGTAACGATCTTCCTCGGCCTCTCTGTTGGTTCAAAGATGGAAGCTTCCCACTTCCTCAACCTGAACACCCTGGGAATCCTCGCTCTTGGCATGATTGCATTCTCTATCGGTACTGCATCCGGCTTGCTCATCGCAAAACTGATGAACAAGCTTGATCCGAAACATCCAGTCAATCCACTTATCGGAAGCGCTGGTGTATCGGCAGTTCCAATGGCTGCCCGTGTTTCCAGCAAGGTCGGTCAAGAGTCAGATCCCCAGAACTTCCTGCTCATGCACGCTATGGGCCCGAACGTTGCTGGTGTTATCGGCTCTGCCGTTGCAGCTGGTGTCTTGCTTGCAGTCATTCCGTTCATGATGGCCTAG
- a CDS encoding alpha/beta fold hydrolase, with amino-acid sequence MWFIILGLIIAFILWNTTLIGYRDRNVTPLTVDESKVCCEEAKSIIMTKEGRQQAILLVHGFPSTPSVYNYSAERFFEAGLDVHAPLMPGFGTDPDQFAHTTFTQWFSYLCSYYEKLRNQYETLYVLGISMGGMMTLKLGETYCESTLAPDKLVTIAAPVVYNSLKDGIITDWKQYISRTLGLFTPSIGAHVVAGNPKGEDGSEYWYGYGGIYIRPGLSLVHAMKEVRKNLGKITCPLFSIHDVNDQTVPFKNLKIIEREQHSVGFHILETEMENYNHSRHALLLYRSIQQSLTDTILEFLRAKELTNHAQA; translated from the coding sequence ATGTGGTTTATCATCCTCGGCCTCATCATTGCATTCATACTCTGGAACACGACCCTGATCGGTTATCGTGACAGGAATGTCACGCCCCTCACTGTCGATGAATCCAAAGTATGCTGTGAAGAAGCAAAGAGTATCATCATGACTAAAGAAGGAAGGCAACAAGCAATCTTGCTTGTTCACGGTTTTCCTTCCACCCCCTCGGTCTACAACTACAGTGCAGAGCGGTTTTTCGAAGCGGGGCTGGATGTACATGCGCCTTTGATGCCTGGCTTTGGAACGGATCCTGACCAGTTTGCCCATACCACCTTCACCCAGTGGTTTTCCTACCTCTGCAGCTACTACGAGAAGCTCAGGAACCAGTATGAGACGCTCTACGTGCTTGGTATCAGCATGGGGGGAATGATGACCCTCAAGTTGGGAGAAACCTACTGCGAGAGTACACTTGCTCCCGATAAGCTGGTAACCATAGCAGCCCCTGTAGTCTACAATAGCCTGAAGGATGGAATCATCACGGACTGGAAACAATATATATCCAGAACCCTGGGGCTCTTCACCCCCTCCATCGGGGCACATGTGGTTGCTGGGAATCCCAAGGGAGAGGATGGCAGTGAGTACTGGTATGGCTATGGAGGGATTTATATCCGTCCAGGCCTAAGCTTGGTCCATGCCATGAAAGAAGTCAGAAAGAATCTGGGAAAGATAACCTGTCCCCTCTTTTCCATCCATGATGTCAACGACCAGACTGTTCCGTTCAAGAATCTCAAGATCATAGAGAGGGAACAGCACAGTGTTGGCTTCCACATCCTTGAAACGGAGATGGAAAACTACAACCACAGTAGACATGCCCTTCTCCTCTACAGGTCCATCCAGCAATCATTAACCGATACCATTCTAGAATTCTTGCGAGCAAAGGAGCTTACAAATCATGCCCAAGCGTAA
- a CDS encoding BMP family protein, which produces MKKFLTILFCLALVTGSLFAAGSSEAPAEEADSNLVKIALIIENTIDDKGWCQAMHDGIIAAQKNLPGRIEYSYTEKMKPVDAGSAARQYVAQGFDIIIAHGAQYKNLIMEMAEEYPDVSFAFGTSAEVGPDNVFTYMPESEETGYLSGIIAGMTTKANVIGLVGPVDAGDAARYNRGFVLGVQAVNPKAKIMVAHSGSFSDFVKAGEVAQSQIRSGADVLTGSSQQALGALRAVADYPNEEIWWVGQDIAQIHITEGYKVIAASSYNYASVIEGLVAKLDAGVLGGEVIPLNFKNGGFVFEFNPELENMYAGKIEEKVNAAIDSFNAASGTINYTSVDYSKL; this is translated from the coding sequence ATGAAAAAATTTCTGACAATTCTGTTTTGTCTTGCGCTCGTCACTGGCTCGCTTTTTGCTGCAGGCAGCAGTGAAGCTCCAGCTGAAGAGGCTGATTCCAATTTGGTCAAGATTGCCTTGATCATCGAGAACACCATTGACGACAAGGGCTGGTGCCAAGCAATGCACGATGGTATCATCGCTGCCCAGAAAAACCTGCCTGGTCGAATCGAGTACAGCTACACAGAGAAGATGAAGCCAGTTGATGCCGGTTCTGCTGCACGCCAGTATGTTGCCCAGGGTTTTGATATCATCATCGCCCATGGAGCACAATACAAGAACCTTATCATGGAAATGGCTGAAGAGTATCCTGATGTTTCCTTCGCCTTTGGAACCAGCGCCGAGGTTGGTCCGGATAATGTATTCACCTACATGCCAGAAAGTGAAGAGACCGGTTACCTTTCCGGTATTATCGCTGGCATGACCACCAAAGCCAATGTCATCGGCCTTGTCGGTCCTGTTGATGCAGGGGACGCAGCCCGCTACAACCGTGGTTTCGTCCTCGGTGTCCAGGCTGTAAATCCAAAAGCTAAGATCATGGTCGCCCACAGTGGATCTTTCAGTGATTTCGTAAAAGCTGGAGAGGTTGCACAGTCCCAGATCAGAAGCGGTGCTGATGTATTGACCGGAAGCAGCCAGCAGGCTCTCGGTGCGCTTCGTGCCGTAGCTGACTACCCCAATGAAGAAATCTGGTGGGTTGGACAGGATATCGCGCAGATTCATATCACCGAAGGCTACAAGGTTATTGCAGCTTCTTCCTATAACTATGCATCCGTCATCGAAGGTCTCGTTGCCAAGCTTGATGCCGGCGTCTTGGGCGGAGAGGTTATTCCTTTGAACTTCAAGAACGGTGGATTCGTATTTGAGTTCAACCCTGAACTTGAAAACATGTATGCAGGAAAGATTGAAGAGAAGGTCAATGCAGCCATCGATTCCTTCAATGCTGCAAGTGGGACCATCAACTACACCAGTGTTGATTACTCCAAACTGTAA
- a CDS encoding biotin/lipoyl-containing protein, translating to MKKKVNFMCTAFRDGFQSVYGARVFTKDFMPAVAAAKEAGINHFEAGGGARFQSLYFYTNEDAFAMMDEFRRVAGDDADLQTLSRGVNVVGLDSQPRDIIDLHAKLFKKHGISTIRNFDALNDVNNLIDSGKSIVDAGLRHEVVVTMMSLPPNTEGAHDPDFYEATLKQIMDAGIEFQSVCFKDASGTSTPSYVYETIKRARKLLGKDVNLVFHSHDTAGVSIQQYVSAIEAGANQVDLSMSPVSGGTCQPDIITMWHALRHTDYDLGIDIKKIREAESVFRDCMKDYIIPPEAMTVSPEIPFSPLPGGALTANTQMLRDNNLMDKYPAIVEAMAETVAKGGFGTSVTPVSQFYFQQAFNNVMFGPWKKIAEGYGKMVLGYFGKTPVEPDAEVVKICAEQMKMEPTTKKVVDINDADPKKGAKVAKAMLEKEGLPLTDENIFIAASCKEKGILYLTGKAQVNGIYKINREEEAAKQKGEYTVTVNGKAYGVKLTKNSAKVNGNDYPLNVAFGIDESAIEATKDAAGSAPAASAGASAAPSHEAVSVNAPMPGLILRIDVKEGQQVKKNQVLMIMEAMKMENEIYAPCDGVVTKIAVSQGQQMQSDDELLVIS from the coding sequence ATGAAGAAGAAAGTCAATTTTATGTGCACAGCGTTCCGTGACGGATTCCAGTCAGTATACGGTGCACGTGTATTCACCAAGGATTTCATGCCTGCAGTTGCAGCAGCCAAAGAGGCTGGCATCAATCACTTCGAAGCCGGCGGTGGTGCCCGCTTCCAGTCCCTGTACTTCTATACCAATGAAGATGCATTCGCCATGATGGATGAGTTCCGTCGTGTTGCCGGAGATGATGCAGACCTGCAGACCCTCAGCCGAGGTGTTAACGTTGTCGGTCTTGACTCCCAGCCAAGGGATATCATCGACCTGCACGCAAAGCTCTTCAAGAAGCACGGTATATCCACCATCCGTAACTTCGATGCACTCAATGATGTCAACAACCTTATTGACAGTGGAAAGTCCATCGTGGACGCAGGACTTCGCCACGAAGTGGTTGTCACCATGATGAGCCTTCCCCCAAACACCGAGGGCGCTCACGATCCAGACTTCTATGAAGCAACCCTGAAGCAGATCATGGATGCAGGAATTGAGTTCCAGTCCGTCTGTTTCAAGGACGCAAGTGGTACCTCTACCCCATCATATGTGTACGAGACCATCAAGCGCGCACGTAAGTTGCTCGGCAAGGATGTGAATCTCGTATTCCACAGCCATGACACCGCAGGTGTATCAATCCAGCAGTATGTCAGTGCCATTGAAGCAGGTGCAAACCAGGTTGACCTTTCCATGAGCCCAGTCTCCGGTGGTACCTGTCAGCCAGACATCATCACCATGTGGCACGCACTGCGCCATACTGATTATGATCTGGGTATCGACATCAAGAAGATTCGTGAAGCTGAATCAGTATTCAGGGATTGCATGAAAGATTATATCATTCCCCCTGAAGCAATGACTGTCAGCCCTGAAATCCCGTTCTCACCGCTTCCAGGTGGTGCCCTTACGGCAAACACCCAGATGTTGCGTGACAACAACCTGATGGACAAGTATCCTGCCATCGTCGAAGCAATGGCTGAGACTGTAGCAAAGGGTGGTTTCGGTACTTCCGTTACCCCTGTTTCCCAGTTCTATTTCCAGCAGGCTTTCAACAATGTCATGTTTGGACCTTGGAAAAAGATTGCAGAAGGCTACGGCAAGATGGTTCTTGGCTACTTCGGCAAGACTCCTGTAGAACCCGATGCTGAAGTGGTAAAGATCTGTGCTGAGCAGATGAAGATGGAGCCCACCACCAAGAAGGTTGTCGACATCAACGATGCCGATCCCAAAAAGGGTGCAAAGGTAGCAAAAGCGATGCTCGAGAAGGAAGGCCTTCCGCTCACCGATGAGAACATCTTCATTGCTGCTTCCTGTAAGGAGAAGGGAATTCTCTACCTTACCGGCAAGGCTCAGGTAAACGGTATCTACAAGATCAACCGTGAGGAAGAAGCTGCCAAACAAAAGGGCGAGTATACCGTTACCGTTAATGGAAAGGCCTATGGCGTTAAGCTCACCAAGAACTCCGCCAAGGTTAATGGCAATGACTATCCTCTCAATGTTGCTTTCGGCATCGACGAGAGTGCCATCGAGGCAACCAAGGATGCTGCCGGCAGTGCTCCTGCCGCTTCAGCTGGTGCTTCCGCTGCACCTTCCCATGAAGCTGTCTCGGTCAATGCACCAATGCCAGGTCTTATCCTCCGCATAGACGTGAAGGAAGGCCAGCAGGTCAAGAAGAACCAGGTGCTTATGATCATGGAAGCCATGAAGATGGAAAACGAGATCTATGCTCCTTGTGATGGCGTAGTAACCAAGATCGCCGTAAGCCAAGGCCAGCAGATGCAGAGCGATGACGAATTGCTGGTGATCAGCTAA
- a CDS encoding Mrp/NBP35 family ATP-binding protein yields MAEGMDFAQKIAEDKAIRENMDKIGRKILVMSGKGGVGKTTVTVNLANALVDNGCTVGILDTDLHGPNVAKMLGCENEILTTENGGETFYPVEARPGLKVMSLAFAIDPDSPIVWRGPMKIAAIRQFLAQANWGELDYLLIDSPPGTGDEQLTVCQTIPELTGTVIVTTPQEVAILDARRSVSFSRKMGVAILGVVENMSGLICPGCKTEIPIFGIGGGKKMCEQMGVPFLGRVPLEVPLMEAEDAGKSYLSMQPTSPSSAALKAIAQMINSGTAVSSHRSTNFAGTDSCAPSACSTCSSNCPSRKGE; encoded by the coding sequence ATGGCTGAAGGAATGGATTTTGCGCAGAAAATTGCTGAAGACAAGGCAATTAGGGAAAATATGGATAAGATTGGGAGAAAAATCCTGGTCATGAGTGGAAAAGGTGGCGTGGGGAAGACCACCGTTACTGTGAATCTGGCAAATGCACTGGTTGACAACGGATGTACTGTCGGCATTCTTGATACGGACCTGCATGGACCGAACGTTGCAAAAATGCTCGGTTGTGAAAATGAGATTCTCACTACCGAGAATGGTGGAGAGACGTTCTATCCAGTTGAAGCTAGGCCAGGACTCAAGGTGATGAGCCTTGCCTTTGCAATAGACCCCGATAGTCCCATCGTATGGCGTGGACCCATGAAAATTGCAGCCATCAGACAGTTCCTTGCCCAAGCGAATTGGGGAGAGTTGGACTATTTGCTCATTGATTCTCCTCCGGGTACCGGTGATGAGCAGCTCACTGTTTGCCAGACGATTCCAGAACTTACAGGAACAGTTATTGTAACCACCCCTCAGGAGGTTGCAATCCTTGACGCACGAAGAAGTGTGAGTTTCTCGAGGAAGATGGGTGTGGCAATCCTGGGCGTCGTGGAAAATATGAGTGGTCTTATTTGTCCAGGCTGTAAAACTGAGATTCCCATTTTCGGAATTGGTGGTGGAAAGAAAATGTGTGAGCAGATGGGAGTCCCCTTCCTGGGACGTGTTCCCCTTGAGGTACCTCTCATGGAAGCAGAGGATGCAGGCAAGAGCTATCTGAGCATGCAACCTACAAGTCCTTCCTCTGCTGCCTTGAAGGCAATTGCACAGATGATCAACAGTGGTACTGCTGTCTCGTCCCATCGTTCAACCAATTTTGCCGGCACTGATTCCTGCGCACCTTCTGCTTGTTCCACATGCAGCAGCAACTGCCCATCCAGGAAAGGAGAGTAA
- a CDS encoding OadG family transporter subunit: MVFLAQLPKEQLVAQLENGVILMILGIATVFVFLTLLFFLTKAMSAIASKIAPQKPKAVVSSPAAVTTSASSASEADIAAAIVAAFAKSKE; this comes from the coding sequence ATGGTATTCTTAGCGCAACTACCGAAAGAGCAACTTGTCGCCCAGTTGGAGAATGGGGTCATCCTCATGATTCTGGGTATTGCTACGGTGTTTGTGTTTCTTACGTTGCTGTTTTTCCTTACCAAGGCCATGAGCGCCATTGCAAGTAAAATCGCACCACAGAAGCCCAAAGCCGTTGTAAGCAGTCCCGCAGCTGTCACAACTTCTGCTTCCTCTGCCAGTGAGGCAGACATAGCAGCAGCAATTGTCGCAGCCTTCGCAAAGTCAAAAGAATAA
- a CDS encoding SIMPL domain-containing protein (The SIMPL domain is named for its presence in mouse protein SIMPL (signalling molecule that associates with mouse pelle-like kinase). Bacterial member BP26, from Brucella, was shown to assemble into a channel-like structure, while YggE from E. coli has been associated with resistance to oxidative stress.) translates to MKRIRLVLPVLALAMVILFSSCMTGKELVRTIEVNGTAKVTVTPDIATFSIQVSELGKTTEEAQRFANAKLAQLRSVLDEYEIADADIKTTSLNLRPSYRWDEGEQILEGQVASQSLSVKVRDLKALGSIIDQMGKVSGIYLNSVQLDKEDKSEALEQARLEAIGNAKAKAELYAESSAMQVGSPITISEYSVASNPYNTRMKMEAASAVAYDMATEIPAGSMEVSSTVSIVYEMY, encoded by the coding sequence ATGAAACGAATACGTCTTGTGTTGCCTGTATTGGCGCTTGCCATGGTCATTTTGTTCTCTTCCTGTATGACAGGAAAGGAATTGGTGAGGACAATCGAGGTCAATGGAACGGCAAAAGTTACCGTCACCCCTGATATTGCTACGTTCTCCATCCAGGTAAGTGAACTGGGGAAGACTACTGAGGAAGCCCAGAGGTTTGCGAATGCAAAGCTGGCACAACTCCGCTCTGTTCTTGATGAGTATGAGATAGCTGACGCTGATATCAAGACCACCTCACTGAACTTGAGGCCCAGTTACCGATGGGATGAAGGTGAACAGATTCTGGAAGGACAGGTTGCAAGCCAAAGTCTTTCTGTTAAGGTACGAGATCTGAAGGCCCTTGGTTCCATAATCGATCAGATGGGGAAGGTCAGTGGTATCTATCTCAATTCTGTACAGCTTGACAAGGAGGACAAGAGTGAAGCACTGGAGCAGGCACGATTGGAAGCAATCGGGAATGCAAAAGCAAAAGCTGAGCTCTATGCAGAAAGTTCGGCCATGCAGGTTGGTTCCCCCATTACCATCAGTGAATACTCCGTTGCTTCCAATCCATACAATACCAGGATGAAGATGGAAGCAGCCTCTGCTGTTGCTTATGACATGGCTACCGAGATTCCGGCAGGATCCATGGAAGTCTCTTCCACAGTTTCGATTGTGTATGAGATGTACTGA
- a CDS encoding PfkB family carbohydrate kinase has translation MKILSVCLNPTFQITMRFPSFSFGEVNRAQEHYLDASGKGMNAARIVSQLGHESLLLTHLGGNRTEEMIGLCRRDGVTPLWADSGSAIRTCVTVLTHEATTELVQEPFPVDPACEKPIRELFSQNIKDCDGLIILGTRAPGYTDNLYADFVMEAKTLGKFVLLDLKGKDLERCLPHHPDVIKINLSEAVQTFLGIKLAEHQDTEDLKETVREMLGPLHEQYGSTFVLSRGASELWVQNSRFFTVPVEKTEVVNTIGCGDSLSAALAVQLLKGKKLQQAVISATKVATMSAKSIHPASIV, from the coding sequence ATGAAGATTCTCTCAGTCTGCCTGAACCCAACCTTTCAGATCACAATGCGATTCCCCTCCTTCTCTTTCGGGGAGGTGAATCGTGCCCAAGAACACTATCTGGATGCATCAGGGAAGGGCATGAATGCAGCAAGGATTGTCAGCCAACTTGGGCATGAAAGCCTCTTGCTTACCCACTTGGGAGGGAACCGTACAGAAGAGATGATTGGCCTTTGCAGGAGGGATGGGGTTACCCCGCTCTGGGCGGATAGTGGAAGTGCCATAAGAACCTGTGTTACCGTCCTCACACACGAGGCAACGACTGAGCTGGTCCAGGAACCATTTCCTGTTGATCCTGCCTGTGAAAAGCCCATCAGAGAACTATTTTCCCAAAATATCAAGGATTGTGATGGCTTAATCATTCTCGGTACCCGCGCTCCTGGATACACAGATAATCTCTATGCAGATTTTGTAATGGAGGCGAAAACACTGGGGAAGTTTGTCCTGCTCGACCTGAAGGGTAAAGATCTGGAACGTTGTCTCCCCCACCACCCTGATGTGATAAAGATCAACCTCAGTGAAGCAGTCCAAACCTTCCTTGGGATCAAACTGGCAGAACACCAGGATACCGAGGATCTCAAGGAGACTGTGAGGGAAATGCTCGGGCCGTTGCATGAACAGTATGGGAGTACATTCGTTCTCTCTCGAGGCGCATCTGAACTCTGGGTACAGAATTCCCGTTTCTTTACTGTCCCGGTTGAGAAAACAGAGGTAGTGAATACCATCGGGTGCGGAGATTCCTTGAGTGCAGCCCTGGCGGTACAGTTACTAAAGGGCAAAAAACTGCAACAAGCAGTAATCAGTGCAACAAAAGTTGCAACAATGAGCGCAAAATCTATACATCCTGCTAGCATTGTCTAG
- a CDS encoding GntR family transcriptional regulator, with translation MATKTVIIDQIYHDIRDKILKNEYIPGSKLSENSLSVEYNCSRTPVREAIKRLEQDGFVSVLPQSGSYVKELTVKDYQHIAEVRTYMESLAFRLNCEHAVDIAPFSAILDEMDTCDMDDPSDVMRFSDLHFKFHLEMVRSSGNEILLTTFSRLNLNTNSLLFYQRLSNLGKQQTQEEHRKILAYLEKQDRNKGEKFMFAHLWRKRNAYKRSRE, from the coding sequence ATGGCAACAAAGACAGTTATAATCGACCAGATATACCATGATATCAGGGATAAGATCCTGAAGAACGAGTATATTCCTGGCAGCAAGCTAAGTGAAAATTCCCTCTCGGTTGAATACAACTGTAGCCGAACCCCCGTAAGGGAGGCAATCAAACGCCTTGAACAAGATGGCTTTGTATCGGTACTCCCGCAGAGCGGGTCCTATGTGAAGGAACTGACGGTCAAGGATTATCAACACATCGCAGAAGTCAGAACATATATGGAGAGCCTAGCCTTCCGCTTGAATTGTGAACATGCAGTCGATATTGCTCCATTCAGCGCCATCCTCGATGAGATGGATACATGCGACATGGATGACCCGAGTGATGTAATGCGATTCAGCGACCTTCACTTTAAATTCCACCTGGAGATGGTTCGCTCTTCAGGAAACGAGATCCTTCTCACGACCTTCAGCAGGCTGAACCTGAATACAAACAGTTTGCTTTTCTACCAACGCCTCAGCAACTTAGGAAAGCAACAGACACAGGAAGAACACAGGAAAATCCTTGCATATCTGGAAAAACAGGACAGGAACAAAGGAGAGAAGTTCATGTTCGCCCATCTCTGGCGCAAGAGAAATGCCTATAAGCGAAGCAGGGAGTAG